From Bacillus thermozeamaize, a single genomic window includes:
- a CDS encoding DNA primase, translating to MNPVIVVEGKNDRRQLEKVLRPEIAIFCTFGIPSTDRLERLKKKIGQSPLYIFVDNDAAGRRIRGVLAEAFPDAEHIYTRRGYDGVEGTPLEYLVQQLEKAGLEEWIRTEYLNEGFLNLGLSPFERR from the coding sequence GTGAATCCCGTGATTGTCGTTGAAGGGAAGAATGATCGACGGCAATTGGAAAAAGTTCTCCGGCCGGAGATTGCCATTTTTTGTACCTTCGGCATTCCCAGCACCGACCGGCTGGAGAGGCTGAAGAAAAAAATCGGCCAATCGCCGTTGTATATTTTTGTGGACAACGACGCGGCCGGGCGGCGGATTCGCGGCGTGCTGGCAGAAGCCTTTCCGGACGCCGAACATATCTATACGCGCCGGGGGTATGACGGCGTGGAAGGAACGCCGCTGGAATATCTTGTCCAGCAGTTGGAGAAGGCGGGGCTTGAAGAATGGATCCGGACGGAGTATTTGAACGAAGGATTCTTGAATCTTGGCTTAAGCCCCTTTGAGCGGAGATAA
- a CDS encoding enoyl-CoA hydratase (Catalyzes the reversible hydration of unsaturated fatty acyl-CoA to beta-hydroxyacyl-CoA) has protein sequence MTYHTLIYSVENRVATIVLNRPEQMNALTFELLDELHDAVKAADRDPNVHVLVLKGNGRSFCAGYDLDISTVEESERDEKGQKVWDPIQDYVMINRCTDAMMSLFRCRKPVIAQVHGWAVGGGADLVLCADLIIASEEAQFGYPPARVWGCPTTPMWVLRLGMERAKRFLFTGDSIDARSAAQMGMILECVPFEKLEESVQRLASRIAMLPLNQLIMMKLFINQTYQSMGIVDNTQVIGTLLDGIARHTPEGIAWRETAVQYGIKHALKERDSRFGDYTQRKKN, from the coding sequence ATGACCTATCACACCCTGATCTATTCCGTGGAAAACCGTGTGGCCACCATCGTCTTAAACCGGCCCGAGCAAATGAACGCCCTGACGTTTGAACTCCTGGACGAGCTGCATGATGCCGTGAAGGCAGCCGATAGAGACCCCAATGTTCACGTTCTGGTTCTGAAGGGAAATGGACGGAGTTTTTGCGCCGGTTATGATCTCGATATTTCCACGGTGGAGGAATCGGAACGGGATGAGAAGGGGCAAAAGGTCTGGGATCCGATTCAGGACTATGTGATGATTAACCGTTGCACCGATGCCATGATGAGCCTGTTCCGCTGCCGGAAACCGGTCATTGCCCAAGTGCACGGCTGGGCGGTGGGCGGTGGTGCCGATTTGGTCCTATGCGCAGATTTGATCATCGCTTCGGAGGAAGCGCAGTTCGGATATCCGCCGGCTCGTGTGTGGGGTTGTCCGACCACGCCGATGTGGGTATTGCGATTGGGCATGGAGCGGGCGAAACGATTTTTGTTCACCGGGGATTCGATCGATGCCCGCAGCGCTGCCCAAATGGGGATGATTCTGGAATGCGTGCCGTTTGAAAAGCTGGAAGAATCGGTGCAACGGTTGGCTTCCCGAATTGCCATGCTGCCCTTGAATCAACTGATCATGATGAAGCTGTTCATCAATCAAACCTATCAAAGCATGGGAATCGTGGACAATACGCAGGTCATCGGCACACTGCTCGATGGCATTGCCAGGCATACGCCTGAAGGGATTGCTTGGCGCGAAACGGCCGTGCAATATGGCATCAAACACGCGCTAAAAGAACGTGACAGCCGCTTTGGAGATTACACGCAGAGAAAGAAAAATTAA
- a CDS encoding glutaminase A, whose product MEQLRQEMVKLLDEAKTHSKKGKVVDYIPELKRMDPHLLGITVVSTGGKEITAGDVQVRFTLQSISKVFALTLAIMDRGMDEVFRHVGMEPSAEPFDSLPPSLFLPLDRPEFRELAKPANPMINSGAIVVSSLIKGRTAQEKLERLLRLVRVISGNPTIRVNEHVYASEKKASERNWAIAYLLREQGFLKENVEEVLDLYFMQCAIEASCRDLAYMATCLANGGTVWGLSKPVIPREIVRVLTALMVTCGMYNASGEFAARVGIPAKSGVSGAIMAFVPGKYGVGIIGPAIDKKGNSVAGTHLLASCVNRWGWSLF is encoded by the coding sequence ATGGAACAACTCCGGCAGGAAATGGTCAAGCTGCTGGATGAGGCAAAAACCCATTCGAAAAAGGGTAAGGTCGTGGATTACATACCGGAATTGAAGCGCATGGACCCCCACCTCCTGGGAATCACGGTGGTCAGTACCGGCGGAAAAGAGATCACGGCCGGGGATGTCCAGGTCCGGTTTACACTGCAAAGCATCTCCAAGGTATTTGCCCTGACCCTTGCGATCATGGATCGGGGGATGGATGAAGTGTTCCGGCATGTGGGGATGGAACCGTCCGCTGAGCCCTTTGACTCCCTGCCGCCTTCCCTGTTTCTGCCACTTGACAGGCCTGAATTCCGGGAGCTGGCCAAACCGGCCAACCCGATGATCAACAGTGGAGCCATAGTGGTAAGCTCTCTGATCAAGGGCCGGACCGCACAGGAAAAACTGGAGCGCCTCCTGCGTCTTGTCCGTGTCATCAGCGGCAATCCGACCATCCGGGTGAACGAGCATGTGTACGCTTCCGAAAAAAAGGCCAGCGAGCGCAACTGGGCGATCGCATATCTGTTGCGGGAACAGGGATTCCTGAAAGAGAATGTGGAAGAGGTGCTGGATCTGTACTTCATGCAGTGTGCCATCGAGGCCTCTTGCCGGGATCTGGCCTACATGGCCACGTGTCTGGCCAATGGGGGAACCGTGTGGGGATTGAGCAAGCCGGTGATCCCGCGTGAGATTGTCCGGGTGTTGACCGCGTTGATGGTGACATGCGGGATGTACAACGCTTCCGGAGAATTTGCCGCCCGCGTCGGAATTCCGGCAAAAAGCGGTGTTTCCGGCGCCATCATGGCTTTTGTACCGGGAAAGTATGGCGTCGGAATCATCGGGCCGGCGATTGACAAAAAGGGGAACAGTGTGGCGGGCACTCACCTTTTGGCATCCTGCGTCAACCGGTGGGGCTGGAGCCTTTTTTGA
- a CDS encoding peptidase: protein MDDKYDKRMRLVLTWLLLGLMVGMMAVFVGCAGLSAPPDTGKDEGKPGEMSPSDDKMEAQQPGHRESVPETSDGTSGEGSKPKEQGKEPGPRDPDAVQVVANPQDVAVLVNKTYRLPDNFRPDDLVEPNVPFIFKEKSEKRLLRKEAARALEALFAAARKDGIHLAGVSGFRSYSTQKGLFEHYVKTRGEAEARRFSAMPGHSEHQTGLAMDVSGSDGRCAAQDCFADTKEAKWLADHAHEYGFIIRYPKGKEAVTGYKYEPWHLRYVGKELARTLVTQNLTLDEYLRGTVPVSN from the coding sequence ATGGATGACAAATATGACAAACGAATGCGCCTGGTGTTGACCTGGCTATTGCTCGGATTGATGGTCGGAATGATGGCTGTTTTTGTGGGTTGCGCCGGCCTTTCTGCTCCGCCTGATACGGGTAAAGACGAGGGCAAACCGGGCGAGATGTCTCCTTCGGATGACAAAATGGAGGCTCAGCAACCCGGCCATCGTGAATCTGTCCCTGAAACGTCAGACGGAACAAGCGGGGAGGGGAGCAAACCGAAAGAGCAAGGAAAGGAACCGGGGCCCCGTGACCCGGATGCCGTCCAGGTGGTGGCCAATCCGCAGGATGTGGCCGTCTTGGTGAACAAGACCTACCGTTTGCCGGACAATTTCAGGCCGGACGATCTGGTGGAGCCCAATGTGCCGTTTATTTTTAAAGAGAAAAGCGAAAAGCGCCTGTTGCGGAAGGAAGCGGCCCGGGCCCTCGAGGCGTTGTTCGCCGCGGCCAGGAAAGACGGCATCCATCTGGCCGGCGTGTCGGGATTTCGTTCTTACAGCACGCAAAAGGGGCTCTTCGAACATTACGTCAAAACGCGCGGAGAGGCGGAAGCGCGCCGGTTCAGCGCGATGCCCGGACACAGCGAACACCAGACCGGCCTGGCGATGGACGTCTCCGGCAGCGATGGCAGATGTGCCGCGCAGGATTGTTTCGCGGACACCAAGGAGGCCAAGTGGCTGGCTGATCACGCGCACGAATACGGCTTTATCATCCGTTATCCCAAGGGTAAAGAAGCGGTGACCGGCTACAAGTATGAACCCTGGCACCTTCGTTACGTCGGGAAAGAATTGGCCCGGACGCTGGTGACACAAAACCTGACTTTGGATGAGTACCTCCGGGGGACGGTACCCGTATCCAATTGA
- a CDS encoding 3-oxoacyl-ACP reductase — MDLGLKDKVALVAAASKGLGFAVAKELVREGARVVIASRDASRIQKAAEIIEQETGKSVFPLTADVGRAEEIKALLDEIGKRYGRLDVLITNAGGPPSGKFQDFDDGDWEDAFVRNFLSVVRLIRGSLPWMSEGGRVVALASSSVRQPIPGLILSNTMRAGVAALIKTLAEELAGQGILLNTVCPGRIATDRLIELDSIRAQNLGLSLEEVRKEAEAAIPLKRYGDPEEFARAVVFLASWANTYITGQVLLVDGGLVRAL, encoded by the coding sequence ATGGATCTCGGATTGAAGGATAAGGTGGCCCTGGTGGCTGCTGCCAGCAAAGGATTGGGATTCGCTGTCGCAAAAGAACTGGTGCGGGAAGGGGCGCGCGTGGTCATTGCCAGCAGGGACGCATCCCGGATCCAAAAAGCTGCGGAGATCATTGAGCAGGAAACGGGAAAATCTGTTTTTCCCCTTACGGCAGATGTCGGACGAGCGGAAGAAATCAAGGCGTTGCTTGATGAAATTGGAAAACGGTACGGACGTTTGGATGTCCTGATCACCAACGCGGGCGGGCCTCCGAGCGGGAAGTTTCAGGATTTCGATGATGGGGATTGGGAGGATGCGTTTGTTCGGAATTTTCTCAGTGTTGTTCGGCTGATTCGGGGCAGCCTGCCGTGGATGAGCGAAGGGGGCAGGGTGGTAGCGCTGGCTTCTTCCTCTGTCCGCCAACCGATTCCCGGGCTGATTCTCTCCAATACGATGCGGGCCGGGGTGGCTGCCCTGATCAAGACGCTGGCCGAAGAGCTGGCCGGGCAAGGGATTTTGCTCAACACGGTATGTCCAGGGCGGATTGCCACGGATCGGCTGATTGAATTGGATTCCATTCGGGCACAAAACCTGGGCCTCAGTTTGGAAGAGGTGCGCAAAGAAGCGGAAGCCGCCATTCCGCTGAAGCGCTACGGAGATCCGGAAGAGTTTGCCCGCGCTGTCGTATTTTTGGCTTCCTGGGCCAATACCTATATTACGGGACAGGTGTTGCTGGTGGATGGCGGACTGGTTCGGGCCCTGTGA
- a CDS encoding acetyl-CoA acetyltransferase has protein sequence MAKGIADRVAIIGMGCTKFGENWDKSAEDMLLEATYEALNDAGITPDDVDAYWLGTLSSGNSGLTFSVPMKSEYKPVTRVENYCATGSEAFRNACYAVASGAYDVVVAVGVEKLKDSGYSGLVVGGADTDGTEPNMTAPAAFSFLAPAYFKKYGLDPKQGKEVLARIAWKNHRNGSLNPKAQFQTEVSMEQIINSPMIAAPLGVFDCSGVSDGSAVAVIVRAEDAKKYRPDPIYVKALSVVAGYGHGRFHQDYDFTTIRENVAAATDAYKQAGITNPRKEISMAEVHDCFTPTELVIYEDLGFSERGEGWKDVMNGVFDIGGELPVNPDGGLKSFGHPIGASGLRMLYELWLQFHGKAGKRQIDNPKLGLTHNLGGFPWQAVCAVTIVGKELG, from the coding sequence ATGGCGAAGGGGATTGCCGATCGCGTGGCGATCATCGGCATGGGCTGTACCAAGTTCGGTGAGAACTGGGACAAAAGCGCTGAGGACATGCTCCTTGAGGCCACTTATGAGGCGTTGAATGATGCGGGGATCACACCGGATGATGTGGATGCCTACTGGCTGGGGACCCTGAGTTCCGGGAATTCGGGGCTGACCTTTTCGGTGCCCATGAAGTCGGAATACAAACCGGTGACGCGCGTCGAAAATTACTGCGCCACCGGTTCGGAGGCTTTTCGCAACGCGTGCTATGCCGTGGCTTCCGGAGCATACGACGTGGTGGTCGCTGTCGGCGTGGAAAAGCTGAAAGATTCGGGTTACAGCGGATTGGTCGTCGGGGGAGCGGACACCGATGGCACGGAACCCAACATGACGGCTCCGGCCGCCTTCTCCTTCCTTGCGCCTGCCTATTTCAAGAAATACGGCTTGGATCCGAAGCAAGGCAAGGAAGTGCTGGCCCGGATTGCCTGGAAAAACCACCGCAACGGTTCTTTAAACCCGAAAGCCCAGTTCCAGACAGAGGTGTCCATGGAGCAGATCATCAATTCACCGATGATCGCGGCGCCCTTGGGCGTCTTCGATTGCTCCGGGGTGTCGGACGGCTCCGCGGTGGCCGTCATCGTCCGGGCGGAGGATGCCAAAAAGTACAGGCCGGATCCGATCTACGTCAAGGCGCTGTCGGTGGTGGCCGGTTATGGCCATGGCCGTTTTCACCAGGACTACGATTTTACCACGATTCGCGAAAACGTGGCGGCCGCCACGGATGCATACAAACAGGCCGGCATCACCAATCCGCGCAAAGAGATCAGCATGGCCGAAGTGCACGACTGTTTCACGCCGACGGAGCTGGTGATCTATGAAGACCTGGGGTTCAGCGAGCGGGGCGAAGGCTGGAAAGACGTGATGAACGGCGTGTTTGACATCGGCGGCGAATTGCCCGTCAACCCGGACGGCGGGCTGAAATCGTTTGGCCACCCGATTGGCGCCAGCGGCCTGCGGATGCTGTATGAGTTGTGGCTGCAGTTCCACGGCAAGGCCGGGAAGCGGCAGATTGACAATCCCAAGCTGGGTCTGACCCACAACCTGGGCGGCTTCCCTTGGCAGGCGGTCTGCGCCGTGACCATTGTCGGCAAAGAGTTGGGTTAA
- a CDS encoding iron transporter FeoA, with product MSSSDHVKALSDLKAGEQIRITELTLEGAMRRRLLDLGFVPGATVKMIRRSPLGDPAAYSVNRTVIALRKEESSRIFGIPIGSEGG from the coding sequence TTGTCATCCTCCGACCATGTCAAAGCCTTGTCTGACCTAAAAGCCGGCGAACAAATCCGCATCACTGAGCTTACATTGGAAGGGGCGATGCGGCGACGCCTGCTGGATCTGGGCTTTGTGCCCGGCGCGACGGTGAAAATGATCCGCAGGAGTCCGCTGGGAGATCCGGCAGCCTATTCAGTGAATCGCACCGTCATCGCCCTCAGGAAAGAGGAAAGTTCCAGGATTTTCGGAATTCCGATTGGCAGCGAAGGTGGGTGA
- a CDS encoding 3-oxoacyl-ACP reductase, which produces MGFLEGKVAIITGAGRGVGQAAALMMAKEGATVVVNDLDAGPAEETVKKIRDMGGQALAFPGSVTDKDFPDRIMKKTYEEFGYIDILVNNAGYTWDGVIHKMTDEQWYAMIDVHTTAPFRMIRAAAPYMREKAKEEMEKGLPVRRRKIVNVTSVSGLFGNAGQANYSAAKMGVVGLTKTIAKEWGRFQINCNAVAFGFIDTRLTQPKEKGETIDGKIALGIPSASRDLMIRMIPLQRAGQPEDAAGGIMMLISPFADYVTGHVLVVDGGAHM; this is translated from the coding sequence ATGGGTTTCTTGGAAGGCAAAGTGGCGATTATTACCGGGGCAGGCCGGGGGGTGGGCCAGGCGGCCGCGCTGATGATGGCAAAAGAAGGCGCGACGGTCGTCGTCAATGATCTGGATGCCGGGCCTGCGGAAGAGACGGTGAAGAAGATCCGCGACATGGGCGGCCAGGCGCTGGCTTTTCCGGGGAGCGTCACGGACAAGGATTTTCCCGATCGGATCATGAAAAAAACATATGAGGAATTTGGGTACATCGACATCCTCGTCAACAATGCCGGTTACACCTGGGACGGCGTCATTCACAAAATGACCGATGAGCAGTGGTATGCCATGATCGACGTCCATACCACCGCACCCTTTCGCATGATCCGTGCCGCAGCGCCGTACATGCGGGAGAAGGCCAAGGAGGAAATGGAGAAAGGTCTGCCGGTGCGCCGTCGCAAGATTGTCAATGTTACTTCGGTTTCCGGTCTGTTTGGCAACGCCGGTCAGGCCAACTATTCCGCGGCCAAGATGGGCGTCGTCGGCCTGACCAAGACGATCGCCAAGGAATGGGGCCGCTTCCAAATCAACTGCAACGCGGTGGCCTTTGGCTTTATTGATACCCGCCTGACGCAACCGAAAGAAAAAGGCGAGACCATTGACGGGAAAATCGCGCTCGGGATTCCCTCCGCTTCGCGTGACCTGATGATCCGGATGATTCCCCTGCAGCGGGCCGGACAGCCGGAAGATGCGGCCGGTGGCATCATGATGCTGATTTCCCCCTTTGCCGACTACGTGACGGGTCATGTGCTCGTGGTTGACGGTGGCGCGCACATGTAA
- a CDS encoding YvrJ family protein yields MDVWIGLLKDLGFPIVVTLYLLMRIEAKLEQLATSIVQLDQTLLQWLEKR; encoded by the coding sequence GTGGATGTCTGGATCGGCTTGCTGAAAGACCTCGGATTTCCCATCGTGGTGACCTTGTATTTGCTGATGCGGATCGAGGCCAAACTGGAGCAATTGGCAACCAGCATCGTACAACTGGATCAGACGCTCCTCCAATGGCTGGAGAAGCGGTGA
- a CDS encoding glyoxalase produces the protein MIQSINNIGIAVRDLARSIAFYEKLGFQVQDRDEETPAASLQAGHAWLYIFQTSSRELAASRAPELVQNPPGIDHISFDVPDVDEFYDRLKDELTFEEEPADQSWGARAVSLLDPDGNRLYFLSPLKGA, from the coding sequence GTGATCCAAAGCATCAACAACATCGGAATCGCTGTGCGCGATCTGGCAAGGAGCATCGCTTTTTACGAAAAACTGGGTTTTCAGGTGCAGGACCGGGACGAGGAGACACCGGCCGCCAGCCTGCAGGCCGGGCATGCCTGGCTGTACATCTTTCAAACGTCGTCGCGGGAGTTGGCCGCCTCGCGGGCTCCGGAACTGGTGCAAAACCCTCCCGGCATCGACCACATCAGCTTCGACGTCCCGGATGTCGACGAGTTCTATGACCGGCTCAAGGATGAGCTGACCTTTGAAGAAGAGCCCGCCGATCAGTCCTGGGGAGCAAGAGCGGTGAGCCTGCTTGACCCGGATGGCAACCGGCTGTATTTCTTATCTCCGCTCAAAGGGGCTTAA
- a CDS encoding 3-hydroxy-3-methylglutaryl CoA synthase, with amino-acid sequence MAGIVSFGAYIPFHRLERKKIAEAFGEPGGKGEKAVANHDEDSLSMAVAAAQDALTGWPANRLAAVYFATTTAPYVEKQSSTTIAAALDCQAQIRTADFTDSLRAGTTAMLAGLETVQAQGAPVLVTAADCRLGGAQGSFEKELGDAAAAFILGDQDVIAELVASYSVAADFLDQWRSQGDRTIRSWEDRFVLSEGFFPQVKAAVSGLLSQAGCRPQDLAKVVLYAPNARAHATAAKAMGLAPEQVQDPLFDRVGNAGAASVPLMLAAALEEAQPGDRILVVSQGQGSDALLFQVTDAIRKLPARRGVKGHLASKKQIAHYTTYLKWKNMLPLEAGRRPQRQRPSVPAMWRNHEQNLAFVGSRCTACGTPQYPKQRVCVHCKAKDQMEDYPFSDKKARIATYTVDYLTVSPDPPTVFVVVDFEGGGRIICEMTDTDPAQLDIGMEVEMTFRRLYEAEGIHNYAWKARMKR; translated from the coding sequence ATGGCAGGGATTGTGAGTTTTGGCGCTTATATTCCCTTTCATCGCCTGGAGCGCAAGAAAATTGCCGAGGCGTTTGGCGAACCGGGCGGCAAGGGAGAAAAGGCGGTGGCCAATCATGACGAGGACAGTCTTTCGATGGCGGTTGCGGCTGCCCAGGACGCGTTGACCGGCTGGCCCGCGAACCGGCTGGCCGCGGTCTACTTTGCCACCACCACGGCGCCGTATGTGGAAAAGCAGTCGTCGACGACCATCGCGGCCGCTTTGGACTGCCAAGCGCAGATCCGGACGGCAGACTTTACCGATTCGCTGCGGGCAGGCACCACCGCCATGCTGGCCGGCTTGGAGACGGTGCAGGCACAGGGGGCGCCGGTGCTGGTGACGGCGGCGGATTGCCGTCTCGGCGGCGCACAAGGCTCGTTTGAAAAGGAACTGGGGGATGCGGCGGCCGCTTTTATCCTCGGGGATCAGGATGTGATTGCCGAACTGGTGGCTTCGTACAGCGTCGCCGCTGACTTCCTGGATCAGTGGCGCAGCCAGGGAGACCGGACGATTCGTTCCTGGGAGGACCGGTTTGTCCTGTCAGAAGGCTTTTTTCCGCAAGTCAAGGCGGCCGTGAGCGGCCTTCTGTCCCAGGCCGGGTGCAGGCCTCAGGATCTGGCCAAGGTGGTGCTGTATGCCCCCAACGCCCGTGCCCATGCGACGGCGGCCAAGGCGATGGGCCTTGCGCCCGAACAGGTACAGGATCCGTTGTTTGATCGGGTCGGCAATGCCGGTGCGGCCAGTGTGCCCCTGATGCTTGCGGCGGCGCTGGAAGAAGCGCAGCCTGGCGACCGGATTCTGGTCGTTTCCCAGGGACAGGGCAGCGACGCCTTGCTCTTTCAAGTCACCGACGCGATCCGGAAGTTGCCCGCGCGGCGGGGAGTCAAGGGGCATTTGGCATCCAAGAAACAGATCGCCCATTACACCACCTACCTGAAGTGGAAGAACATGCTGCCCTTGGAAGCGGGACGGCGCCCGCAACGTCAGCGTCCGTCGGTGCCGGCGATGTGGCGGAATCACGAACAGAATCTGGCGTTTGTCGGCAGCCGCTGTACCGCCTGCGGCACGCCGCAATACCCGAAACAGCGGGTATGTGTCCACTGCAAAGCCAAGGATCAAATGGAAGATTATCCTTTTTCAGATAAAAAGGCGCGCATTGCCACCTACACGGTGGATTACCTGACCGTTTCCCCGGATCCGCCCACTGTGTTCGTCGTCGTGGACTTTGAGGGGGGAGGCCGGATCATTTGCGAAATGACCGACACCGACCCGGCACAGCTGGACATCGGCATGGAGGTGGAAATGACCTTCCGGCGCCTCTATGAGGCGGAGGGCATTCACAACTACGCCTGGAAAGCGCGGATGAAGCGCTGA
- a CDS encoding iron transporter FeoB produces MSPYASASSPDRPQAFDQLMEEARRLGPANRDEIVTRLYQTSQQICEKAVTYSQEKLLKEQRRSEKIDQILTSPLWGFPIMLAMLGVVIYLTVAGANIPSEMLARLFGMGEEALTRLFALIGAPEWLHGLLVLGLYRGISWVVSVMLPPMAIFFPMFALLENLGYLPRVAFNLDRLFKRAGGHGKQSLTMAMGFGCNAAAIVSTRIIESPRERMLAILTNNFVPCNGRWPLLILLASLFMAAGFGGFETIVTAGIVVGMVLFGIVVTLLVSWILSKTLLRGVPTHYTLELPPYRMPKFWKTVIRASLDKTWFVLKRAVIVAAPAGLLTWVLANITVGDDSLLEHAAQFLNPFGQALGMDGYILMAFLLGLPANEIVLPILLMSYLSTGAMVDADGMNGLKQILVDHGWTWLTALNMMLFSLLHYPCGTTMFTIYRETKSPKWTALAFLIPTSIAILVTFTVTQVARGLGLV; encoded by the coding sequence ATGAGCCCGTACGCGTCAGCATCTAGTCCGGATCGGCCCCAGGCCTTCGATCAACTGATGGAAGAAGCGCGCCGGCTCGGCCCGGCAAACCGGGACGAAATCGTCACCCGTCTCTACCAAACTTCACAACAGATCTGCGAGAAGGCGGTGACGTACTCGCAAGAAAAACTGTTGAAGGAACAACGCCGTTCGGAGAAGATCGATCAGATCCTGACTTCTCCGCTTTGGGGATTCCCGATCATGCTGGCGATGCTGGGCGTCGTCATCTACCTGACGGTAGCCGGAGCCAACATCCCCTCTGAGATGCTGGCCAGGCTGTTCGGCATGGGCGAGGAAGCTCTGACACGGCTGTTCGCCCTCATCGGCGCGCCGGAATGGTTGCACGGCCTGTTGGTGTTGGGATTGTACCGCGGGATTTCCTGGGTGGTCAGCGTGATGTTGCCACCAATGGCCATTTTCTTTCCCATGTTTGCCCTGCTGGAAAACCTGGGCTATCTGCCGCGGGTGGCGTTCAACCTGGACCGGTTGTTCAAACGGGCAGGCGGACACGGCAAGCAGTCGCTGACCATGGCGATGGGCTTTGGCTGCAACGCCGCCGCCATCGTCTCGACACGGATCATCGAGTCGCCGCGGGAGCGGATGCTGGCCATTCTCACCAACAATTTCGTGCCTTGCAACGGACGATGGCCGCTGTTGATCCTGCTGGCGTCCCTCTTTATGGCAGCCGGTTTTGGCGGTTTTGAAACCATCGTCACGGCGGGCATTGTCGTCGGCATGGTTCTCTTCGGCATCGTGGTCACACTGCTCGTCTCGTGGATCTTGTCCAAAACCCTCTTGCGAGGGGTGCCTACCCACTACACGCTGGAACTTCCCCCCTACCGGATGCCGAAGTTTTGGAAAACCGTGATCAGGGCCTCGCTGGACAAAACCTGGTTTGTCCTCAAGCGGGCCGTGATCGTTGCCGCGCCGGCCGGCCTGCTCACCTGGGTGCTGGCCAATATCACAGTGGGTGATGACAGCCTGCTGGAACACGCCGCTCAGTTTCTCAATCCCTTTGGCCAGGCACTGGGCATGGATGGGTATATCCTGATGGCCTTTCTCCTCGGTCTTCCCGCCAACGAAATTGTTCTGCCCATCCTCCTGATGTCCTATCTTTCCACCGGTGCCATGGTTGATGCCGACGGCATGAACGGGTTGAAACAAATTCTTGTTGACCATGGATGGACCTGGCTGACCGCCCTCAACATGATGCTGTTTTCGCTCCTGCACTACCCGTGCGGTACCACGATGTTTACCATATATCGGGAAACAAAAAGCCCTAAATGGACAGCTCTGGCCTTTCTCATCCCGACCAGTATCGCCATCCTCGTCACCTTCACCGTAACCCAGGTGGCCCGGGGTCTGGGACTGGTGTAA
- a CDS encoding iron transporter FeoB translates to MKYRIALAGNPNTGKSTLFNELTGLRQHTGNWPGKTVTSAEGSFTHRGLTYTVVDLPGTYSLFSNSADEEVARDYLIFGRPDVTVVVLDATSLERNLNLALQILEITDRVIVAVNLMDEARRRGIRIDSRKLSELLGVPVVPISARNREGIEELLDTLDSMIRGQITTQPVQVQYGPELEERIAALEPKVRQLVGSEFPSRWIALRLLDGDESLLSALKERLTRPAQEVPGYEPVRVSI, encoded by the coding sequence ATGAAGTACCGGATTGCGCTGGCCGGCAACCCGAACACGGGCAAAAGCACCCTGTTCAACGAATTGACAGGCCTGCGCCAGCACACCGGCAACTGGCCGGGGAAAACAGTGACTTCGGCGGAAGGCAGCTTTACCCATCGCGGTCTGACCTACACCGTGGTGGATCTGCCGGGCACATATTCGCTGTTTTCCAATTCGGCAGATGAAGAGGTGGCGCGGGACTACCTGATCTTCGGACGGCCCGACGTCACGGTGGTGGTATTGGATGCCACGTCACTGGAACGAAACCTGAACTTGGCCCTTCAGATTTTAGAAATCACCGATCGGGTCATCGTGGCGGTGAATCTCATGGATGAAGCCCGCCGTCGCGGGATTCGGATCGATTCCCGGAAGCTCTCGGAGCTGCTGGGCGTGCCGGTCGTGCCGATTTCTGCCAGGAACCGGGAAGGGATCGAAGAACTTTTGGACACCCTGGACAGCATGATCCGTGGCCAGATCACCACACAGCCAGTGCAGGTCCAATACGGCCCGGAACTGGAAGAGCGGATTGCCGCCCTGGAACCCAAGGTCCGGCAGCTGGTCGGTTCCGAATTTCCGAGCCGCTGGATCGCCCTGCGGCTGCTGGACGGGGACGAATCACTGCTGTCCGCACTGAAAGAAAGACTCACCCGGCCGGCTCAGGAGGTGCCTGGCTATGAGCCCGTACGCGTCAGCATCTAG